A stretch of the Haloplanus aerogenes genome encodes the following:
- a CDS encoding DEAD/DEAH box helicase family protein, giving the protein MTVSGNTVGERLDELELPPVIETSETDFIHDFYNPILSRAIEYKRGVGYFTSGWLKNAARGIAGLASNGGKAKWIISPILEEDDWEAFKKGEEGRRNEVIYESLERGIEELEEGLEEDTLNTVAWMIADGLLEIKFAVPDGRNIYGDFHDKWGIVTGIYGGKMAFHGSQNDSQKGFYNYESYDVFCDWACERDAERIRKHEERFDDLWNNEKEDISVYSLPEGVSEDIVQLRETDDAPYDNDRSGGSPMSARDHNITLRDYQQEAVNQWRYNGRHGLFEMATGTGKTYTAIGAMDQTFAKQEHPMVVVIAVPNTHLAFQWRDDLEDWGYDEEVYMIFGSVNTNWKSDMGRVLDDIRIEMQDIAILLTTHDTLSDEHFRSEIQQLNCDRLLIADEVHGSGSEERKKGLLEDYNYRIGLSATPQRYFDEEGTDFLMDYFNGVVYELPLGEAIPEHLTPYEYKPYFVEMTPEELHEYEEISSDLGWMAASDDVEDKVVENMMMERADLIKKAENKYSKLHDILEGIDEPDHLLVYTNDEQIDQAQQILDEHGIFHHKFTQAEKPSERPELLEQFDKGNYDALVAMKCLDEGVDVPSTREAILMSSTGNPKQFIQRRGRVLRHYEGKEKAVIHDIIVVPSLSEDLNPDIKEIEKKILLKELDRFDEFASNADNEIEARNAIETVRTIYEV; this is encoded by the coding sequence GTGACTGTATCAGGTAACACCGTTGGGGAGAGACTTGACGAGTTAGAGCTCCCACCAGTCATTGAGACCTCAGAGACTGATTTCATACACGACTTCTACAATCCTATTCTATCTCGGGCAATTGAGTACAAGAGGGGAGTCGGATACTTTACGAGTGGCTGGTTGAAGAACGCTGCTCGTGGTATTGCTGGGTTGGCGTCGAATGGTGGGAAGGCCAAGTGGATTATCAGCCCGATACTGGAGGAGGATGACTGGGAGGCCTTCAAGAAGGGAGAAGAAGGCCGTAGAAACGAGGTTATCTATGAATCGCTTGAGCGGGGGATAGAAGAGCTAGAGGAGGGGCTTGAGGAAGATACTTTGAATACTGTTGCTTGGATGATTGCGGACGGTCTTCTGGAAATCAAATTCGCAGTTCCGGATGGACGCAATATCTATGGAGACTTCCACGATAAGTGGGGTATTGTCACCGGTATCTATGGCGGGAAAATGGCGTTTCACGGTTCTCAGAATGACAGTCAGAAGGGCTTCTACAACTACGAGTCGTACGATGTTTTCTGCGATTGGGCGTGTGAGCGCGATGCTGAAAGGATACGGAAACACGAGGAAAGATTTGATGATCTGTGGAATAACGAGAAGGAAGATATCTCCGTGTATTCTCTTCCTGAAGGGGTTAGCGAGGATATAGTCCAGCTGAGAGAGACTGACGATGCTCCTTATGACAACGACAGATCTGGTGGTAGTCCAATGAGCGCGAGGGACCACAACATTACTTTGCGCGACTACCAGCAGGAAGCGGTGAATCAGTGGCGGTACAATGGTCGGCACGGCCTATTCGAGATGGCTACGGGTACTGGGAAGACGTACACCGCTATTGGTGCGATGGATCAAACCTTTGCGAAGCAAGAGCATCCGATGGTCGTGGTCATTGCGGTACCTAATACGCACTTAGCTTTCCAGTGGAGAGACGACTTGGAGGACTGGGGGTATGATGAAGAGGTCTACATGATCTTCGGGAGTGTCAACACCAACTGGAAGTCGGACATGGGTCGCGTCCTTGATGATATCCGGATTGAAATGCAAGATATCGCTATTCTGCTGACCACGCATGATACTCTTTCAGATGAGCACTTCCGGTCGGAGATTCAGCAATTGAATTGTGACCGCTTGCTGATTGCTGATGAGGTTCACGGCTCTGGATCTGAGGAGAGGAAGAAAGGATTGCTTGAGGATTACAATTACCGTATTGGGCTTTCTGCTACGCCTCAGAGATACTTTGACGAGGAGGGTACGGATTTCCTGATGGACTATTTCAACGGCGTGGTTTATGAGCTGCCGTTGGGTGAGGCGATTCCTGAGCATCTGACGCCGTACGAGTATAAACCGTATTTCGTGGAGATGACTCCGGAGGAGCTGCACGAGTATGAGGAGATAAGCAGTGACTTGGGGTGGATGGCAGCCAGTGACGATGTCGAAGACAAGGTCGTGGAGAACATGATGATGGAGCGTGCCGATCTGATTAAGAAAGCGGAGAACAAGTACAGCAAGCTCCATGACATTTTAGAAGGGATTGATGAGCCAGACCATCTCCTGGTCTACACTAACGACGAGCAAATTGACCAAGCGCAGCAGATCTTAGACGAACACGGTATTTTCCATCATAAGTTCACTCAGGCGGAGAAACCGAGTGAGAGACCGGAACTCCTAGAGCAGTTCGATAAGGGGAACTATGACGCCTTGGTGGCGATGAAATGTCTGGACGAAGGAGTAGACGTGCCATCTACTCGGGAGGCCATATTAATGTCAAGCACGGGGAATCCCAAGCAATTTATCCAGAGGAGAGGGCGCGTCCTCCGGCATTATGAGGGAAAGGAGAAAGCAGTCATCCATGATATAATTGTGGTTCCATCCCTGTCAGAGGATTTGAATCCCGATATCAAAGAAATCGAGAAAAAGATTTTGTTAAAGGAACTGGACAGGTTCGATGAGTTCGCATCGAATGCTGACAACGAAATTGAGGCCCGGAACGCCATCGAGACAGTCCGAACAATATATGAAGTGTAG